A single genomic interval of Picosynechococcus sp. PCC 7003 harbors:
- a CDS encoding beta-ketoacyl-ACP synthase, producing the protein MRVVITGLGLRCALGDRLQAWQKLQQGESAIQLRQPFGDLPIIPVAMLGKEPVDLEALRRSLVEATLTDAGLEPPLKNCGIVVGSSRGFQGQWERLRYGYQRGDQKDLGNWLAYLPNQLAIASAQQVGSQGPVLAPMGACTTGLWAIAQGFELLQRGDCDQVLVGAVESPVTPLSITGFQKMGALATTGCFPFDQRREGLVLGEGGAIFLLETLESAQQRNAKIYGEILGWSFTCDAHHMNAPQGNHQAAIKAIAQCLDRSGLKPEDIDHIHPHGTSTRLNDQAEATIIETLFPHRPCVSGSKGATGHILGASGALGVAFSVLMLREQRLFPCVGLEQPEFALNFVTKAQDYSLRNTLCFSFGFGGQNGAIALQKYS; encoded by the coding sequence GTGCGGGTAGTGATAACGGGCCTGGGTTTACGCTGTGCCCTGGGCGATCGCCTCCAGGCTTGGCAAAAACTACAACAAGGGGAAAGTGCGATCCAATTGCGGCAACCGTTTGGGGATTTACCCATCATTCCGGTGGCGATGTTGGGGAAAGAGCCAGTAGATTTAGAAGCACTGCGGCGATCGCTCGTTGAGGCGACCCTAACAGATGCTGGCCTAGAGCCCCCTTTAAAAAATTGCGGGATTGTGGTCGGTTCCAGTCGGGGCTTTCAGGGGCAGTGGGAAAGGCTCCGCTATGGCTATCAACGGGGAGATCAAAAAGATTTGGGCAATTGGTTAGCGTATTTACCCAACCAATTGGCGATCGCCTCGGCCCAGCAAGTTGGCTCCCAAGGGCCAGTTTTAGCACCGATGGGGGCCTGCACCACCGGATTATGGGCGATCGCCCAGGGCTTTGAACTGCTGCAACGGGGCGACTGTGATCAAGTATTGGTGGGGGCGGTGGAATCTCCCGTGACGCCCTTGAGTATTACGGGGTTCCAGAAAATGGGGGCTTTGGCGACGACGGGCTGTTTTCCCTTTGACCAACGGCGGGAAGGCTTGGTTTTAGGGGAAGGGGGGGCGATCTTTCTGCTCGAAACCCTAGAATCGGCCCAGCAACGGAACGCCAAAATCTACGGGGAAATCCTCGGTTGGAGTTTTACCTGTGATGCCCACCACATGAACGCGCCCCAGGGGAATCATCAGGCTGCGATCAAGGCGATCGCCCAATGTTTAGATCGTTCTGGCTTAAAACCGGAAGATATTGATCATATCCATCCCCACGGCACCAGCACCCGTTTAAATGACCAGGCCGAAGCAACGATTATCGAAACACTATTTCCGCACCGTCCTTGTGTCAGTGGCAGCAAAGGGGCAACGGGGCACATCCTCGGTGCGTCGGGGGCTTTGGGAGTTGCCTTCTCCGTATTAATGCTGCGGGAGCAACGGCTTTTTCCCTGCGTCGGCCTAGAACAGCCAGAATTTGCCTTGAATTTTGTCACGAAAGCCCAGGATTATTCCCTCCGAAATACTCTCTGTTTTAGCTTTGGGTTCGGTGGGCAAAATGGGGCGATCGCCCTTCAAAAATATTCTTAA
- a CDS encoding nucleotidyltransferase family protein: protein MADFFETLPIKLNRQNLDQTCRKYNVRKMALFGSVLREDFSQESDVDVLVEFQAGKTPGWEIVTMADELSAIFCRTVDLRTLGDLSRYFRDEVVQEAVTLYEQD, encoded by the coding sequence ATGGCCGACTTCTTCGAAACACTTCCCATTAAGCTAAATCGCCAGAATTTAGACCAAACATGTCGTAAATACAATGTTCGCAAAATGGCTTTATTTGGCTCTGTACTTCGTGAAGACTTTTCCCAAGAAAGTGATGTGGATGTTCTTGTCGAATTTCAAGCAGGAAAAACTCCTGGTTGGGAAATTGTCACCATGGCCGATGAACTTAGTGCTATTTTTTGCCGAACCGTCGATTTGCGTACTCTTGGGGACTTGAGTCGTTACTTCCGCGATGAAGTTGTTCAAGAGGCTGTTACGCTCTATGAGCAAGATTGA
- a CDS encoding potassium channel family protein, translated as MTRPKTSAVAIAIAVRTLHDQLGRRSPFFQLPGRNPMYVLIGGAGMMGRDLAKTLQRMNHTVAIIDTDPTACQDAREKIGVMAFEGSAVKTTVLIEAGIRKANAVIATLRDDALNLALVTLCKHYGVPQIIVRMRDRDFIEPYKLAGATHIISTTELALNRVINAIEYPEVDAMMHFEQGQIEVLKLSIPENCAIVGRSVAELAQDHRFPAGTLVIGYQAHPHEELQIPNGSTLLESGSTILAVTKPELVHQLVDFMGLCVV; from the coding sequence ATGACCAGGCCCAAGACTTCCGCTGTGGCCATTGCGATCGCTGTCAGAACTCTTCATGATCAATTGGGAAGGCGATCGCCTTTTTTTCAGTTACCAGGGAGAAACCCAATGTACGTTTTAATTGGTGGTGCCGGGATGATGGGGCGAGATCTCGCAAAAACCCTCCAACGGATGAACCATACCGTGGCGATCATTGACACCGATCCCACCGCCTGTCAGGATGCCCGCGAAAAAATTGGTGTCATGGCCTTTGAGGGGAGTGCCGTCAAAACCACCGTCCTCATCGAAGCTGGTATCCGCAAAGCCAATGCTGTCATTGCCACGCTCCGGGACGATGCCCTTAATCTGGCCTTGGTTACCCTCTGCAAACACTATGGTGTCCCGCAAATCATTGTCCGGATGCGCGATCGCGACTTTATTGAACCCTACAAACTCGCTGGGGCAACCCACATTATCAGCACCACAGAGCTGGCCCTCAATCGCGTGATCAATGCCATCGAATATCCCGAAGTAGATGCGATGATGCACTTTGAACAGGGTCAAATCGAAGTTTTAAAGCTCTCAATTCCCGAAAATTGCGCCATTGTTGGCCGGAGTGTGGCAGAACTGGCCCAGGATCATCGCTTTCCTGCTGGAACATTAGTGATCGGCTACCAAGCCCACCCCCACGAAGAACTACAAATCCCCAACGGCAGTACACTCCTAGAAAGCGGTTCGACGATCCTGGCTGTCACCAAACCAGAACTGGTCCACCAATTGGTGGACTTTATGGGGTTATGTGTTGTTTAG
- a CDS encoding isochorismate synthase MenF: MGKTLWRDRLEPDQSHGSALGEGMGTSCQRRQLSPSTWQKWLTQRTPAPSGEIFSEITQIPAVDSLVVLRAIEKILPSSLNHFYWENRQQQRSILNFGTLSELVPQGEERFHQAQQFITHWQQRIQRNLNIPIPYFSCGFTFFSTQTPEAPFPAGLVTIPRLQLVQHQQACFLVLNGDRHQRALLRQLAQQFRQFLATLPQELVPSIGIRGTVYTASTGFTQAVRRALRLIDQGKLSKIVLAHALDVTANQAFDVVHALDNLRDRHPDCCVFSLRNQRGDTFIGASPERLLAVQQGQLVTDALAGSAPRGESLLTDQRLAKSLLHSEKEQREHQAVADFLLGQLQSLGLDPQAAPRKLLKLSNIQHLWTPIHATLPPQIHPLEVVAHLHPTPAVAGVPRAIACAEIRQAETFDRTLYAAPIGWLDNQGNSEFIVAIRSALIRGNHARLYGGAGIVAGSQPEREYAEVQLKLTSLLEALT, translated from the coding sequence GTGGGAAAAACGCTTTGGCGCGATCGCCTAGAGCCGGATCAAAGTCACGGTTCGGCATTGGGGGAGGGAATGGGAACTTCCTGCCAACGGCGTCAACTGTCCCCATCGACCTGGCAAAAATGGTTAACCCAAAGAACGCCCGCACCATCTGGGGAAATTTTCAGCGAAATCACTCAAATTCCGGCGGTGGATAGTCTGGTGGTGCTCCGGGCCATTGAAAAAATTCTGCCCAGTTCCCTCAATCACTTCTATTGGGAAAATCGTCAACAGCAACGGTCAATCCTCAACTTTGGCACCCTAAGCGAATTAGTCCCCCAGGGAGAAGAGCGCTTTCACCAAGCCCAGCAATTTATTACCCATTGGCAACAGAGAATTCAGCGTAATCTCAACATCCCAATTCCCTACTTTTCCTGTGGGTTTACATTTTTCAGTACCCAAACCCCTGAAGCGCCTTTTCCGGCTGGCTTGGTCACCATTCCCCGTCTGCAACTGGTGCAACACCAACAGGCTTGTTTTTTAGTGCTCAATGGCGATCGCCACCAGCGTGCTCTGTTACGTCAACTAGCCCAACAATTTCGACAGTTTCTCGCGACTCTGCCCCAGGAACTCGTCCCCTCCATCGGAATTCGGGGCACTGTCTATACCGCCTCAACCGGATTTACCCAGGCTGTCCGGCGGGCACTCCGACTCATTGACCAAGGCAAACTCAGTAAGATTGTTCTAGCCCACGCCCTTGATGTCACGGCCAATCAAGCCTTTGATGTGGTGCATGCCCTGGATAATCTACGCGATCGCCACCCGGACTGTTGCGTATTTTCGCTGCGAAATCAGCGGGGTGACACATTTATTGGGGCGAGTCCAGAACGCTTACTGGCAGTGCAACAGGGACAACTAGTAACCGATGCCCTCGCCGGTTCAGCACCCCGGGGGGAATCTTTGCTTACAGACCAGCGCCTCGCCAAAAGCCTACTCCACAGTGAAAAGGAACAACGAGAACATCAGGCCGTGGCAGATTTTCTGTTGGGACAACTCCAGAGCCTCGGCCTCGATCCCCAGGCGGCCCCCCGTAAACTCCTTAAACTTTCTAATATTCAGCACCTCTGGACACCGATTCATGCCACTCTACCGCCGCAAATTCATCCCCTAGAGGTGGTTGCTCACTTACACCCAACACCAGCGGTGGCCGGCGTCCCCAGGGCGATCGCCTGTGCCGAGATTCGTCAGGCAGAAACCTTCGACCGCACCCTCTATGCTGCTCCCATCGGTTGGCTCGACAATCAGGGTAATAGTGAATTTATCGTGGCGATTCGGTCAGCTTTAATTCGAGGAAACCATGCCAGACTCTACGGTGGGGCCGGGATTGTCGCGGGTTCCCAGCCCGAACGGGAATATGCTGAAGTCCAGTTAAAATTGACCTCCCTATTGGAAGCGTTGACTTAA
- the bchH gene encoding magnesium chelatase subunit H, producing MKRIVIITGFEAFNASLYRDAAQKAIARCSELEVLTFNDRDLVSQPEAVAQALEEADVFFASLIFDYDQVIWLRERVENIPVRLVFESALELMALTRLGKFVIGEQPKGMPKPIKFILSKFTNSKEEDKLAGYLSFLKTGPKLLKYIPAKKVQDLRNWLIIYGYWNAGGTDNVAAMCWAIAENYLGLEIGELPAVVETPNLGLLHPDYNGYFLSPQAYLDWHRHTFPEHKLNPVVAVLLYRKHVVTKQPYIPQLIRKFEADGLVPLPIFINGVEAHVIVRDWLTTDYEQHQRLHGQVATKSLKADAVKVEGIVSTIGFPLVGGPAGSMKAGRQVEVAKSILTAKNIPYLVAAPLLIQDLHSWTRQGIGGLQSVVLYALPELDGAIDTIPLGGLVGEDIYLIPERVKRLTGRLKNWIRLKNTAPGDRQLAILLYGFPPGYGATGTAALLNVPKSLVNLLKSLQAAGYDVGDFPDDGEEIIRLVKAADEAYRLDPTLAPRQTLENIDLKTMDRWLGYLLTQKIEKQWQSLTNTGLKTFGGKCQVGGVQFGKVWIGVQPPLGISGDPMRLMFERDLTPHPQYAAFYKWLQNEFRADALIHFGMHGTVEWLPGSPLGNTSYSWSDILLGNLPNLYIYAANNPSESILAKRRGYGTLISHNVPPYGRAGLYKELLVLRDLIGEYREDPERNDALRPDIIQKIVDLGLPEDCPFTVGQEQGIAFTVDNASLFSKTALQNYFVQIYEYLQTLEQRLFSSGLHVLGEKPSPEIIFSYLAAYFGDRLSENVLTKVAQGEQEIICDQPELLEEAREIGDRLLQTDEEMSNLLKGLNGEYIPPAPGGDLLRDGLGVLPTGRNIHALDPYRMPSPAAYARGREIGKKIIQQHLEETGNYPETVAVMLWGLDAIKTKGESLGILLELVGAEPIKEGTGRIVRYGLLPLEVVGHPRIDILANLSGIFRDSFVNIIELLDDLFQRAATADEDPAQNFIRKHSLELQAEGVENTTARLFSNPAGDFGSLVNDQVVEGNWDSSDELAKTWEGRNQYSYGRNDKGQARPEVLKKLLQTGDRLVQEIDSVEYGLTDIQEYYANTGGLKKAAENASGKTVTASFVESFSRDTTPRKLESVLRMEYRSKLLNPKWAEAMADQGSGGAYEISQRMTALIGWGGTVDFQDEWVYDQAAETYALDAAMAQKLREANPEAFRNIVGRMLEAHGRGFWEADNEKLQKLSDLYDLTDDVLEGI from the coding sequence ATGAAGCGCATTGTGATCATCACCGGGTTTGAAGCGTTTAATGCCAGCTTGTATCGGGATGCTGCCCAAAAGGCGATCGCCCGTTGTTCGGAGCTGGAGGTGTTGACCTTTAATGATCGGGATTTGGTTAGCCAACCGGAGGCCGTGGCCCAAGCCTTAGAAGAGGCGGATGTTTTCTTTGCCAGCTTAATTTTTGACTATGACCAGGTGATCTGGCTGCGGGAGCGGGTGGAAAATATTCCGGTGCGCCTTGTGTTTGAGTCAGCCTTAGAACTCATGGCCTTGACGCGGTTGGGTAAGTTCGTCATCGGTGAACAACCCAAGGGAATGCCGAAGCCGATTAAATTTATCCTGAGCAAATTTACCAACAGCAAAGAGGAAGACAAACTTGCGGGCTACCTGAGTTTCCTCAAGACCGGGCCGAAGTTACTGAAATATATCCCTGCGAAAAAAGTGCAGGATCTGCGCAATTGGCTGATTATCTATGGCTATTGGAACGCCGGCGGGACGGACAATGTAGCGGCCATGTGCTGGGCGATCGCCGAAAATTATTTGGGTTTAGAAATTGGAGAATTGCCCGCTGTGGTGGAAACACCAAATTTGGGCTTGCTCCATCCCGACTATAATGGCTATTTCCTCAGTCCCCAGGCTTATCTCGATTGGCATCGCCACACTTTTCCGGAGCACAAATTAAACCCCGTCGTTGCCGTCCTCCTCTACCGCAAGCATGTTGTCACAAAGCAACCCTACATTCCCCAACTGATCCGCAAATTTGAAGCCGATGGGTTGGTGCCCCTGCCGATTTTTATCAACGGTGTCGAGGCCCATGTGATCGTCCGGGATTGGCTGACGACGGACTACGAACAGCACCAAAGGCTCCATGGTCAGGTGGCAACTAAATCCCTTAAAGCCGATGCGGTGAAGGTTGAGGGTATCGTCTCGACGATCGGTTTTCCCCTGGTGGGTGGCCCGGCCGGTTCCATGAAAGCGGGGCGGCAGGTGGAGGTGGCGAAAAGTATCCTCACAGCGAAAAATATTCCCTACCTCGTCGCAGCTCCCTTGTTAATCCAAGACCTCCACTCCTGGACCAGGCAAGGAATCGGCGGTCTGCAAAGTGTGGTGCTCTATGCCCTGCCGGAACTGGATGGGGCGATTGATACGATTCCCCTGGGTGGTCTCGTCGGTGAAGACATTTACTTGATCCCCGAACGGGTGAAACGACTCACGGGACGGTTAAAAAATTGGATTCGTCTTAAAAATACTGCCCCAGGCGATCGCCAATTGGCTATTTTGCTTTATGGGTTTCCGCCGGGCTATGGGGCAACGGGCACAGCGGCCTTGTTAAATGTGCCGAAAAGTTTAGTGAATCTCCTGAAATCACTCCAGGCGGCGGGTTATGACGTGGGGGATTTTCCGGACGATGGCGAGGAAATTATTCGCTTGGTGAAAGCCGCTGACGAAGCCTACCGTTTGGATCCCACTTTAGCGCCCCGGCAGACCCTGGAAAATATCGATCTCAAAACCATGGATCGCTGGCTGGGCTATCTCCTGACGCAGAAAATTGAAAAACAATGGCAAAGTTTAACGAATACGGGCCTGAAAACCTTTGGGGGCAAATGTCAGGTGGGGGGTGTCCAGTTCGGGAAGGTGTGGATCGGCGTGCAACCGCCCCTGGGCATTTCTGGCGACCCGATGCGGTTAATGTTTGAAAGAGACCTCACGCCCCATCCCCAATATGCCGCCTTTTATAAATGGCTCCAAAATGAGTTTCGCGCCGATGCCCTGATTCATTTCGGAATGCATGGCACGGTGGAATGGTTGCCTGGTTCGCCCCTGGGGAATACTAGTTATTCTTGGTCGGATATTTTGTTGGGAAATCTGCCAAATTTGTACATTTACGCGGCCAATAACCCTTCGGAGTCGATTTTGGCGAAGCGGCGCGGCTATGGCACCCTGATTTCCCATAATGTGCCCCCCTATGGTCGGGCGGGTTTGTACAAGGAATTGCTAGTGCTGCGGGATTTGATCGGGGAATATCGCGAGGATCCAGAAAGAAATGATGCTCTCCGCCCCGACATTATCCAGAAAATTGTTGATCTGGGTCTGCCGGAAGATTGTCCGTTTACGGTGGGGCAAGAACAGGGGATCGCGTTTACGGTCGACAATGCTTCCTTATTCAGTAAAACCGCCCTGCAAAATTATTTCGTCCAAATTTATGAATACCTGCAAACCCTAGAGCAACGGCTCTTTTCCTCTGGCCTCCATGTCCTCGGAGAAAAACCAAGCCCGGAAATTATCTTCAGTTATCTCGCGGCCTATTTTGGCGATCGCCTTTCGGAAAATGTCCTCACCAAGGTGGCCCAGGGAGAGCAGGAAATTATTTGCGATCAACCGGAACTCTTAGAAGAAGCGCGGGAAATTGGCGATCGCCTGTTGCAAACGGACGAAGAAATGAGCAACTTGCTCAAGGGTTTGAACGGCGAATATATCCCCCCTGCCCCTGGAGGCGATTTGCTGCGGGATGGCCTGGGGGTTTTACCCACCGGACGGAATATCCATGCCCTCGATCCCTACCGGATGCCTTCCCCGGCGGCCTATGCTCGAGGTCGAGAAATTGGCAAAAAAATCATCCAGCAACACCTTGAAGAAACGGGCAATTATCCAGAGACGGTGGCGGTGATGCTCTGGGGTTTAGATGCGATTAAAACAAAGGGGGAATCTTTAGGCATTCTGCTGGAATTGGTGGGCGCAGAACCGATTAAGGAGGGCACGGGGCGCATTGTCCGCTATGGGTTGTTGCCCCTGGAGGTCGTCGGCCACCCCCGCATCGATATTTTGGCGAACCTGTCGGGGATTTTCCGGGATAGCTTTGTCAACATTATTGAATTGCTCGATGATCTGTTCCAACGGGCCGCCACAGCAGATGAAGATCCCGCCCAAAATTTCATCCGCAAGCACAGTCTCGAACTCCAGGCCGAGGGGGTCGAAAATACTACTGCTCGCTTGTTTTCCAATCCCGCCGGGGATTTTGGCTCCCTAGTTAATGATCAAGTCGTCGAAGGCAATTGGGACAGCAGTGACGAACTGGCGAAAACCTGGGAAGGCCGCAATCAATACAGCTATGGCCGCAACGATAAGGGTCAGGCTCGCCCAGAGGTTCTGAAAAAATTACTCCAAACAGGCGATCGCCTTGTGCAAGAAATTGACTCCGTGGAATATGGCCTAACAGATATCCAGGAATACTATGCCAATACCGGGGGTCTGAAAAAAGCAGCGGAAAACGCCAGCGGCAAAACGGTTACGGCCAGCTTTGTGGAAAGTTTCTCAAGAGATACAACGCCTCGCAAATTAGAATCAGTCCTGCGCATGGAATATCGCTCTAAGCTGCTCAACCCCAAATGGGCCGAGGCGATGGCGGATCAAGGTTCCGGGGGAGCCTACGAAATTTCCCAGCGGATGACAGCTTTAATCGGTTGGGGAGGTACAGTCGATTTCCAGGATGAATGGGTCTATGACCAAGCCGCAGAGACCTATGCCCTCGATGCAGCGATGGCGCAGAAGTTGCGAGAGGCCAACCCCGAAGCTTTTCGCAACATTGTTGGGCGAATGTTGGAGGCCCATGGGCGTGGTTTCTGGGAAGCTGACAATGAAAAACTACAAAAACTGAGTGATCTCTACGACCTTACGGACGATGTTTTGGAAGGAATTTAA
- a CDS encoding restriction endonuclease encodes MNYSASPVPTFDAMLIPTVKALQTLGGSGTIEEIYEQVIQLLNLSDQILEIMHGNTSQSEVEYRLAWSRTYLKKYGLLENSARGVWSLTSTTINAEELDAKEIVKFVREVDKKNKASIDLPNQSTETTENVDEGTWHQQLHEILLSLDPSAFERLTQRLLRESGFIQVQVTGKSGDGGIDGVGIARINGFLSFHVLFQCKRYQGAVTASQIRDFRGAMQGRTDKGLMITTGTFTRDAIKEATRDGAPPIDLIDGEQLIQRLKELGLGVKINLIESVDVDAEWFAKI; translated from the coding sequence ATGAATTACTCAGCATCCCCAGTCCCTACTTTTGATGCCATGCTTATTCCTACCGTTAAAGCACTGCAAACATTAGGCGGTTCTGGCACCATTGAAGAAATCTATGAACAAGTCATTCAGCTCCTAAATTTATCCGACCAAATCCTTGAAATCATGCATGGAAATACGTCTCAGAGTGAAGTCGAATACAGACTAGCTTGGAGTCGGACTTATCTAAAAAAATACGGACTTTTAGAGAATTCAGCACGGGGAGTTTGGTCTCTAACATCTACGACAATTAATGCTGAAGAACTTGATGCTAAGGAAATTGTCAAATTTGTTCGAGAGGTAGACAAGAAGAATAAAGCTTCGATAGATTTACCGAACCAATCAACTGAAACTACGGAAAATGTAGATGAAGGAACTTGGCATCAACAGCTTCACGAAATTCTTTTGTCACTGGATCCATCCGCCTTCGAGCGATTAACTCAACGTTTGCTCCGTGAGTCTGGTTTTATTCAAGTACAAGTTACGGGTAAATCTGGAGACGGCGGCATTGATGGAGTTGGCATTGCAAGAATTAATGGCTTTCTGAGTTTTCACGTTCTCTTTCAGTGCAAGCGCTATCAAGGTGCAGTAACGGCAAGTCAAATTCGAGATTTCCGAGGCGCAATGCAAGGGAGAACGGATAAAGGGTTGATGATCACAACCGGAACTTTTACAAGAGACGCAATCAAAGAAGCAACTCGTGACGGTGCACCACCCATTGATTTAATAGATGGTGAGCAGTTAATTCAACGACTAAAGGAACTTGGTTTAGGGGTCAAAATAAATTTGATTGAGTCAGTTGATGTTGATGCCGAATGGTTTGCAAAAATTTGA
- a CDS encoding DUF86 domain-containing protein: MSKIDDFTRLKHIQDSARLVLQFTAGRTRDDLASDEMLSLALVRLVEIIGEAANHISLDVRDSHPEVPWRQMIGMRNRLIHGYFDVDLDILWVVVSHDIADLLININKIVTELEDS; the protein is encoded by the coding sequence ATGAGCAAGATTGATGATTTTACCCGCCTAAAGCACATTCAGGATTCAGCCCGCCTTGTGCTGCAATTTACAGCAGGTCGTACCCGTGATGACTTGGCGTCTGATGAAATGCTTTCCCTCGCCCTCGTTCGCCTTGTGGAAATTATCGGTGAGGCAGCCAACCATATCTCCCTTGATGTACGGGACTCTCATCCGGAAGTGCCTTGGCGACAGATGATTGGTATGAGAAATCGCTTAATCCATGGGTATTTTGATGTTGACCTAGATATTCTTTGGGTAGTTGTCTCTCACGATATCGCTGATCTTTTGATCAACATCAATAAAATCGTGACTGAACTCGAAGATTCATAA
- a CDS encoding sodium:proton antiporter: protein MPNPPLIIVRHIFLFGQAVSLPANAFTGLVNTLILLLLVATVVALVTRWLRIPYVIGLVLAGLLIPKQILSDAIGLNPEVILNLFLPILIFEAAINTDISRLRSTIKPIALLAGPGVLLAATITAFFLKVSLDLAWLTACAVGVILTITDTVSVIAAFRTVPVPGRLATIVEGESLFNDGIALVLLNIVTTIHLQGSFSVGEGVEQVLIAFVGGGLLGLGLGYLCIGLFRQLDDPLSNILLTVAVSLGTFQIGQALGVSSAIAVLIAGLLIGNVALRECSGSVTITLLNFWEYAGFGVNTFIFLFVGIEVAPLSLLQTIPAALLAVLAYQIGRICSIYPLLSVLKFFDRPLPLRWQHVLIFGNVKGSLSMALALGLPLTLQGRSQVITLVFSTVLVSLIGQGLSLPWFVKKLQLAKPSPVRQHLENLQLNLIAAKSAQEELKELLQSGSLPKFLYEELFASYQARIANAEEELRGLYNQRLTQKLSQFENQAYLEGLRHRLFLAEKSAINEAILKGLISDETARPYLQELNQKILALRDP, encoded by the coding sequence GTGCCCAATCCTCCCCTGATCATTGTGCGCCACATCTTCCTGTTCGGACAAGCGGTTTCTTTGCCGGCCAATGCCTTTACCGGCTTAGTGAATACTCTGATTTTGTTGCTATTGGTAGCGACAGTCGTGGCGTTGGTGACCCGCTGGCTGAGAATTCCCTATGTGATTGGTCTGGTGCTGGCAGGGTTGTTGATTCCCAAACAAATTCTCTCCGATGCCATTGGTCTGAATCCCGAAGTCATTCTCAATTTATTTTTGCCGATTTTGATCTTTGAGGCAGCGATCAATACCGATATTAGTCGTTTGCGCAGCACCATTAAACCGATCGCCCTTTTAGCCGGTCCTGGGGTGCTCTTGGCGGCGACCATCACTGCGTTTTTCCTGAAAGTCAGCTTAGATTTAGCTTGGCTAACGGCCTGTGCGGTGGGCGTGATCCTCACAATTACGGATACGGTGTCAGTCATTGCGGCGTTTCGGACGGTGCCGGTACCGGGGCGACTGGCGACCATTGTGGAAGGGGAAAGTCTATTTAACGATGGGATTGCCCTTGTCCTGCTGAATATCGTGACGACCATCCATCTACAAGGCTCGTTTAGCGTCGGAGAAGGGGTTGAGCAGGTACTCATTGCCTTTGTGGGAGGTGGCCTACTGGGTTTAGGACTGGGTTATTTGTGCATTGGCTTATTCCGGCAATTGGATGATCCCCTTAGTAATATTTTGTTGACGGTGGCGGTTTCTCTGGGGACGTTTCAAATTGGTCAAGCTCTAGGGGTTTCTAGTGCGATCGCCGTGTTGATTGCGGGACTGCTGATCGGCAATGTGGCCCTGCGGGAATGCTCTGGTTCCGTGACGATTACGTTGCTAAATTTCTGGGAATATGCGGGTTTTGGGGTGAATACGTTTATTTTTCTGTTTGTGGGCATTGAAGTAGCCCCTTTATCACTTTTACAGACAATTCCAGCGGCTCTTCTGGCAGTATTGGCATACCAAATTGGGCGGATCTGCTCGATTTATCCTCTCCTATCGGTGTTGAAATTTTTTGACCGTCCCCTGCCCCTCCGCTGGCAACATGTCTTGATTTTTGGCAATGTGAAGGGATCTTTGTCCATGGCCCTCGCCCTCGGTTTACCCCTAACCCTCCAAGGGCGATCGCAGGTGATTACCCTCGTGTTTAGTACCGTCCTGGTTTCCCTCATTGGCCAAGGATTAAGTTTGCCCTGGTTCGTAAAAAAGCTGCAACTTGCCAAGCCTTCCCCGGTCCGCCAACACCTCGAAAATCTTCAGTTGAACTTAATTGCTGCCAAATCTGCCCAGGAAGAACTCAAAGAACTGTTGCAGAGTGGCAGTTTGCCGAAATTTCTCTACGAAGAACTCTTTGCCAGTTACCAAGCCCGCATTGCCAACGCCGAGGAAGAGTTACGGGGACTTTATAATCAACGCCTCACCCAAAAGTTAAGCCAGTTTGAGAACCAAGCTTATTTAGAAGGCTTGCGCCATCGCCTCTTTCTCGCCGAAAAAAGTGCCATTAACGAGGCAATTCTCAAGGGCTTAATTAGTGATGAGACGGCCCGGCCCTACTTACAGGAGTTGAACCAAAAAATTCTCGCCTTGCGGGATCCCTAA